One part of the Bdellovibrio sp. KM01 genome encodes these proteins:
- a CDS encoding AIR synthase-related protein: MLKQRVAIRSRIENSQEEHLKKLFNPSAPTQDLKLSRVFWLMEKTPGAFKQWDLKKDLHKVFCDAITEDMDFGFPEYHDDKIYVEVRYLAGVTDNWARSATEALSLVSGGATKSWQDFDFEVHSGWQIEMGQDLSQSQVEKVLFQSLANPLLQKVQVKRGGELKGTNSFADFHEYWKVEAEHKPELKLFPLTADVLENLNQERGLALSAVEIQTIIEHFSSPKQMKARAPLGWAGFVTEVEVECLAQTWSEHCKHKIFAANVEYSEAEVKGVPMLGAQTIKSLYKSYIQAATNKLQDCGYLVSVFKDNAGIVDFDKNVNVCVKVETHNSPSALDPFGGAITGILGVNRDILGCGVGAKPIANMDVFCLSKSDLFPKADDPKRPDLLKDPGVIFRGVHQGVEEGGNQSGIPTVNGSFCFASEFAAKPLIFVGSLGVMPKLVHGKNSELKEIRPGDLIVVAGGRLGKDGVHGATFSSLELNDKVASNVVQIGDSITQKRLLDFTIMARDKNLIQAITDNGAGGVSSSIGEMASLSGGARMDLSKHPVKYHGLEFWEMLVSESQERMSFAVAPENLQGFLDLATKMGVEASCLGEFTNSGTFEVYYADKALAKLELEFLHDGLSKMELKARFEGPKEYTEYFRATPKKKVSPTSANIAEVLKTVLANPNVASREPLVRYYDHEVQGATRVKPYGGKTQQGANNSGVIDLSVHGGTENNAVAVSNGLCPQLSYYDTYLMAQRAVDESVRNLVATGADPDKMALVDNFCWPDPTPKKSNPDAEHKMAQLVRACAGIYDAALAYRAPLVSGKDSMKNDFIGKVKSGETVKISVPPTLLMTAIGQVPDARKTVNGFFANSGDQVYLLGQPTQSLIGSVFSQEYETISAYPEYPNLAKNRDLYRLVFGAIQHDLLNSCHDISEGGLMSALAEGCFGNQLGLEVNLRDLSWENIWSEMGSQFVVSVPAAKIPLFERYFDRCSIKLGQVTDKDEFKWTFNSETNSVKVTELQSLWSKGVLNVYNA; this comes from the coding sequence ATGTTAAAGCAACGAGTTGCCATTCGCAGTCGCATTGAAAATTCTCAGGAAGAACATCTTAAAAAGCTGTTCAATCCATCGGCTCCCACTCAAGACCTGAAGCTTTCCCGAGTTTTTTGGTTGATGGAGAAAACACCGGGGGCTTTTAAGCAGTGGGATCTAAAAAAAGATCTGCACAAGGTGTTTTGTGATGCGATTACTGAAGACATGGATTTTGGCTTTCCGGAATACCATGACGACAAAATTTATGTCGAAGTTCGCTATTTGGCAGGTGTCACGGATAACTGGGCTCGTTCGGCGACAGAGGCTCTTTCTTTGGTTTCCGGCGGGGCGACCAAGTCCTGGCAGGATTTTGATTTCGAAGTTCACAGTGGCTGGCAAATCGAAATGGGACAGGATCTTTCGCAATCGCAAGTTGAAAAAGTCCTGTTCCAATCCCTGGCAAATCCTTTGCTTCAAAAAGTTCAGGTAAAACGCGGGGGAGAACTTAAAGGAACTAATTCTTTCGCAGACTTCCACGAGTATTGGAAAGTGGAAGCTGAACACAAGCCGGAATTAAAGTTATTCCCTCTGACAGCAGATGTTCTTGAAAATTTGAATCAAGAGCGTGGCTTGGCGCTTTCCGCTGTGGAAATCCAAACGATCATCGAGCACTTTTCCTCTCCAAAGCAAATGAAGGCTCGTGCCCCCCTGGGCTGGGCTGGTTTTGTCACAGAAGTAGAAGTCGAGTGTTTGGCGCAAACGTGGAGTGAGCACTGCAAGCATAAAATCTTTGCTGCTAATGTTGAATATTCCGAAGCGGAAGTTAAAGGCGTTCCGATGCTAGGGGCGCAAACTATTAAAAGTCTTTATAAGTCCTATATTCAAGCGGCGACCAACAAGCTGCAAGATTGTGGATACCTGGTTTCTGTCTTTAAAGATAATGCTGGAATTGTTGATTTCGACAAAAACGTCAATGTCTGCGTGAAAGTGGAAACTCATAACAGTCCTTCTGCTCTCGATCCCTTTGGTGGCGCAATCACGGGGATTTTGGGTGTAAATCGCGATATTTTAGGTTGCGGTGTGGGTGCAAAGCCCATCGCGAACATGGATGTGTTCTGTCTTTCAAAATCTGACCTGTTCCCAAAAGCCGATGATCCAAAACGTCCTGATCTATTAAAAGATCCCGGCGTTATTTTCCGCGGAGTCCATCAAGGTGTCGAAGAAGGCGGCAATCAAAGTGGCATTCCCACTGTGAATGGTTCTTTTTGCTTTGCGAGTGAATTCGCAGCGAAGCCTTTGATCTTTGTAGGATCTTTGGGTGTGATGCCGAAACTGGTTCACGGTAAAAACAGTGAACTTAAAGAAATCCGTCCGGGTGACCTAATCGTCGTGGCGGGTGGTCGTTTGGGTAAAGACGGTGTGCATGGAGCGACATTTAGTTCTTTAGAGCTCAATGATAAAGTCGCATCAAATGTTGTGCAAATTGGTGACAGTATCACGCAAAAACGTCTTTTAGATTTCACGATCATGGCTCGCGATAAGAATCTGATTCAAGCCATCACGGATAATGGTGCGGGCGGAGTCAGTTCCTCGATCGGCGAGATGGCGTCACTTTCCGGTGGCGCACGTATGGATCTTTCAAAACATCCGGTAAAATACCACGGATTGGAATTCTGGGAGATGCTGGTCAGTGAATCCCAGGAGCGTATGTCCTTTGCGGTGGCTCCTGAAAATCTTCAAGGCTTTTTGGATCTGGCAACTAAAATGGGAGTAGAAGCTTCCTGCCTGGGTGAGTTCACGAATTCAGGAACTTTTGAAGTTTATTACGCTGATAAAGCCCTGGCCAAACTGGAACTTGAGTTCCTGCATGACGGCCTTAGTAAAATGGAATTGAAAGCCCGTTTTGAAGGACCTAAAGAATACACGGAGTACTTCCGTGCGACTCCTAAAAAGAAAGTTTCTCCGACTTCTGCAAATATCGCTGAAGTTTTAAAAACCGTCTTAGCAAACCCCAATGTAGCTTCTCGTGAACCATTGGTTCGTTATTACGACCACGAAGTTCAAGGAGCCACCCGTGTTAAACCCTATGGGGGAAAAACTCAGCAGGGCGCAAATAATTCTGGCGTCATTGATTTATCGGTTCACGGTGGCACAGAGAATAATGCCGTCGCGGTATCGAACGGTCTATGCCCGCAACTTTCTTATTACGACACCTACCTGATGGCCCAACGTGCAGTGGATGAATCCGTTCGTAACTTGGTTGCGACAGGTGCTGACCCCGACAAGATGGCCTTGGTGGATAATTTCTGCTGGCCGGATCCTACTCCGAAAAAATCAAATCCAGATGCGGAACACAAGATGGCGCAATTGGTTCGTGCATGTGCGGGAATCTATGATGCCGCCTTGGCATACCGAGCACCTTTGGTAAGTGGTAAAGACAGCATGAAGAATGATTTCATCGGGAAAGTAAAATCCGGAGAGACTGTTAAGATTTCTGTGCCTCCAACATTATTGATGACAGCGATTGGACAAGTGCCAGATGCGCGTAAGACGGTGAATGGCTTCTTTGCGAACAGCGGGGATCAAGTTTACCTGTTGGGTCAGCCAACGCAGTCTTTGATTGGTTCAGTTTTCTCGCAAGAGTATGAAACCATATCTGCTTACCCGGAATATCCAAATCTTGCAAAGAATCGCGATTTGTACCGCTTAGTCTTTGGAGCGATTCAACACGATCTTTTAAATTCCTGCCACGATATTTCCGAGGGGGGCTTGATGTCAGCTTTGGCTGAAGGCTGCTTTGGAAATCAATTGGGCTTGGAAGTAAATCTGCGTGATCTTTCATGGGAAAATATTTGGTCTGAAATGGGCTCTCAGTTCGTTGTGAGTGTTCCTGCAGCTAAGATTCCACTGTTTGAAAGATACTTTGATCGTTGTTCGATCAAGCTTGGGCAAGTCACGGACAAAGACGAATTCAAATGGACTTTCAACAGCGAAACGAATTCGGTCAAAGTCACGGAACTTCAATCCCTTTGGTCTAAAGGAGTTTTAAATGTCTACAACGCCTAA
- a CDS encoding phosphoribosylformylglycinamidine synthase subunit PurQ, producing MSTTPNFMILWGDGINCENETARAVELAGGKAEKVHINDLVQKPEMLRDFQGLVIPGGFSFGDHLGSGQILALKLERFVKKELETFVKKFPVMGICNGFQTLVRLGLLPDANFRKSCSLVKNEQGHFQNQWVELERNAKSPCVWTKNLPENFTLPARHGEGRFLCESDEVLKNLQKNQQIVLRYKENFNGAVDRIAGVCDSSGLVFALMPHPEAAIHDWHLPFAGQAWGLEFFKSALQYLKGRHEN from the coding sequence ATGTCTACAACGCCTAATTTTATGATTTTATGGGGTGATGGCATTAACTGTGAAAACGAAACGGCACGGGCGGTGGAGTTAGCAGGTGGTAAGGCTGAAAAAGTGCACATCAATGATCTGGTTCAAAAACCAGAGATGCTGCGCGATTTTCAAGGCCTGGTGATTCCCGGTGGGTTTTCTTTCGGAGACCACTTGGGCAGCGGCCAGATCCTGGCGTTAAAACTGGAGCGTTTCGTAAAAAAAGAATTAGAAACATTTGTTAAAAAGTTTCCGGTGATGGGGATTTGTAATGGATTTCAAACTCTGGTGCGTTTGGGGCTTTTGCCGGATGCAAACTTTCGAAAGTCTTGCTCGTTAGTGAAAAACGAACAAGGTCACTTTCAAAACCAGTGGGTGGAGCTTGAGCGCAACGCCAAGTCGCCTTGTGTATGGACCAAAAATCTTCCTGAGAATTTTACTTTGCCGGCTCGCCATGGTGAAGGTCGCTTTCTTTGCGAAAGCGACGAAGTTCTAAAGAACTTGCAAAAAAATCAGCAGATCGTTCTTCGTTATAAGGAAAACTTTAACGGCGCCGTCGATCGAATCGCAGGGGTTTGTGATTCTTCGGGATTGGTCTTCGCGTTGATGCCCCATCCGGAAGCAGCGATCCACGATTGGCATCTGCCTTTCGCGGGACAAGCGTGGGGTTTGGAATTTTTTAAAAGTGCTTTGCAATATTTGAAAGGTCGTCATGAAAATTAA
- the purH gene encoding bifunctional phosphoribosylaminoimidazolecarboxamide formyltransferase/IMP cyclohydrolase codes for MKIKRALLSVSDKTGLIELAQTLHKHNVELIASGGTAKALEQVGLPVTAVEEISGNPEAFQGRMKTLSFEISSSLLFRRNDEADVAKAQELKIKPIDLVVVNLYPFHQTVEKGSEFTECVENIDIGGPTMLRAGAKNHESVTVLCEPSQYQGFVANMLENGGNTSLDYRKQCAAKVYTMTAFYDMAIASYLTQSTGQQLRYGENPHQKAVLLKDPFSEGLAHKVSLQGKEMSYNNFLDADFAAQSLKDLWAWQGKYAHPSAVVVKHNTPCGLAIAETPMRALELAWKGDEKSSFGGVLALSFSVDAEVASFFTDKFVEVIMAPSFTKEAQAILKKNCRLVPLTLEQKSSWQIRTIEGGALVQEKDHFSTENFKSVTTNTFPAEKQKLAAFAFLCVKNLKSNAIAVCAQRGPEFEMVTLGSGQTNRVDCIEKLVIPRLQEKGVRNASDMVLASDAFFPFPDSIEVAAKVGVKYIVQPGGSIKDNDVIAEANNRGISMIFTGRRHFLH; via the coding sequence ATGAAAATTAAAAGAGCTCTACTGAGTGTTTCAGATAAAACGGGTTTGATAGAACTTGCGCAAACTTTGCATAAACACAATGTAGAATTAATCGCAAGCGGTGGTACGGCCAAAGCCCTTGAACAAGTTGGTTTGCCCGTGACAGCGGTGGAGGAAATCAGCGGTAACCCGGAAGCCTTCCAAGGTCGCATGAAGACTTTAAGCTTTGAGATTTCGTCGTCTCTTTTGTTCCGTCGTAACGACGAAGCAGATGTGGCGAAAGCTCAAGAATTAAAAATCAAACCGATCGATTTGGTGGTGGTGAATCTTTATCCTTTCCACCAAACAGTGGAAAAAGGCAGTGAGTTCACAGAGTGTGTTGAAAACATCGATATCGGCGGTCCTACAATGCTAAGAGCGGGGGCAAAGAATCACGAGTCTGTTACTGTACTTTGTGAGCCTTCTCAGTATCAGGGGTTCGTGGCAAATATGCTTGAGAATGGTGGCAATACTTCATTGGATTACCGCAAACAGTGTGCTGCCAAAGTTTACACCATGACTGCGTTTTATGATATGGCCATTGCGAGCTATTTAACTCAAAGTACAGGTCAGCAGCTTCGCTACGGAGAAAATCCTCATCAAAAAGCTGTGCTGTTGAAAGATCCATTTTCTGAGGGATTGGCGCACAAAGTGTCTCTGCAGGGCAAAGAGATGTCCTACAATAACTTCCTGGATGCTGACTTTGCCGCTCAGTCTTTGAAAGATCTTTGGGCATGGCAAGGGAAGTATGCTCATCCCTCCGCTGTCGTTGTGAAACATAACACTCCTTGTGGGCTCGCGATTGCGGAAACGCCGATGCGTGCTTTGGAGCTTGCATGGAAGGGTGACGAGAAAAGTTCCTTTGGTGGCGTGCTGGCCTTGAGTTTCTCGGTGGATGCTGAAGTGGCGTCTTTCTTTACCGACAAATTCGTAGAAGTGATTATGGCACCCTCTTTTACTAAGGAGGCTCAAGCCATTCTTAAGAAAAACTGCCGTCTGGTTCCGTTAACTTTAGAGCAAAAATCCAGCTGGCAGATCCGAACGATCGAAGGCGGAGCTTTGGTGCAAGAAAAAGACCATTTCTCGACTGAAAATTTCAAAAGTGTGACGACGAATACCTTTCCAGCTGAAAAGCAAAAGCTCGCTGCCTTTGCTTTCCTGTGCGTGAAAAACTTAAAAAGCAATGCCATCGCAGTCTGTGCCCAGCGCGGACCTGAATTTGAAATGGTGACTTTGGGTTCGGGGCAAACCAATCGTGTGGACTGTATTGAAAAACTGGTGATTCCTCGACTGCAGGAAAAAGGTGTCAGGAATGCTTCGGACATGGTTCTTGCTTCCGATGCGTTCTTTCCTTTCCCAGATTCTATCGAGGTGGCCGCCAAGGTCGGTGTGAAGTACATCGTCCAACCAGGTGGTTCCATCAAGGACAATGACGTGATCGCAGAAGCGAACAATCGCGGTATCTCCATGATCTTCACAGGCCGTCGCCATTTTTTACACTAG
- the purM gene encoding phosphoribosylformylglycinamidine cyclo-ligase has product MSEVIDYAKSGVDIQKGDAFVERIKMLVPTTHNDQVLQGIGGFAALYKVSEDRIIASSTDGVGTKLKLAQQMNRHHGVGIDLVAMCVNDLLCVGAKPLFFLDYMAFGKLDTRVSEELIAGMVDGCKQSGMALIGGETAEMPGMYQNDEYDVAGFSVGDVHPKDMFQEENMEEGDVLLGIASSGFHSNGYSLLRKLVKDDETELINQLLVPTKIYVKTVNSIRNNAPSALLAMAHITGGGIHNIPRMSEKFDYVLNGWPSLDETAPVIKTIATRSGLSNEKLYETFNMGIGLVLLVKKAFVETIKDHLKSQDEKFWEIGYIKKGTGQINVPK; this is encoded by the coding sequence ATGTCAGAAGTAATTGATTACGCAAAATCCGGTGTAGATATTCAAAAAGGTGACGCCTTCGTCGAGCGCATCAAGATGCTGGTCCCAACAACTCACAACGATCAGGTCCTGCAAGGAATCGGGGGGTTCGCGGCGCTTTACAAAGTCAGCGAAGATCGTATTATCGCCAGCAGTACGGATGGAGTGGGTACAAAGCTTAAGCTCGCTCAACAAATGAACAGACATCACGGCGTCGGAATTGACCTGGTCGCGATGTGTGTGAATGACTTATTATGTGTGGGTGCAAAACCATTGTTCTTTCTGGATTACATGGCCTTCGGTAAACTTGATACGCGCGTGAGTGAAGAATTAATCGCAGGCATGGTCGATGGTTGCAAACAATCCGGCATGGCTTTGATCGGTGGTGAAACGGCGGAAATGCCTGGCATGTATCAAAACGATGAATACGATGTGGCAGGTTTCAGCGTCGGTGATGTTCATCCCAAAGACATGTTCCAAGAGGAAAACATGGAAGAGGGTGACGTGCTACTGGGAATCGCTTCCAGCGGTTTTCATTCCAACGGTTATTCTTTGCTTAGAAAGCTAGTGAAAGATGATGAGACAGAATTGATCAATCAGTTGTTGGTTCCTACAAAAATCTACGTAAAAACCGTGAATTCCATTCGTAACAATGCTCCTTCGGCATTGCTCGCGATGGCGCATATCACGGGTGGGGGAATTCACAATATCCCACGCATGAGTGAAAAGTTTGATTACGTCTTGAACGGCTGGCCTTCATTGGATGAAACTGCACCGGTGATCAAAACAATTGCGACAAGATCGGGACTTTCGAATGAAAAGCTTTATGAGACTTTCAATATGGGAATCGGCTTGGTTTTATTGGTTAAAAAGGCCTTTGTTGAGACCATCAAAGACCATCTAAAATCCCAGGACGAAAAGTTCTGGGAAATCGGTTATATCAAAAAAGGCACCGGCCAAATCAACGTTCCAAAATAA
- a CDS encoding isochorismatase family protein — MKLFITLLFSTVISMPGWAEEICKQNSGNAALVVIDMQAYFAERNGAYETPENKKKIKDLQQQQMDAITKARQSGIPIIFIEYDLDPESSPTNPNLKQAAFSYEKTHTFLKDTDGMFDRNNKYRDQLIAYVQKNNIGTLLITGANGGACVYQSIKGALNGNCNVVAYNKGIADFNFEDFIYPYAGYYKDMRYHCSNCSFKETASIDRLEDSMITVQSGAGPTRLRKGTQ; from the coding sequence ATGAAATTATTTATCACACTTCTTTTTTCTACCGTTATATCGATGCCCGGTTGGGCAGAAGAAATATGCAAACAAAATAGCGGCAATGCGGCCTTAGTGGTCATTGATATGCAGGCCTACTTTGCTGAACGAAATGGCGCATATGAAACACCAGAAAACAAAAAGAAAATCAAAGATCTTCAGCAGCAGCAAATGGATGCCATCACCAAAGCTAGGCAAAGTGGAATACCCATTATATTTATCGAATATGATCTTGATCCCGAATCCAGTCCAACAAATCCAAATCTAAAGCAAGCCGCCTTTTCTTATGAAAAAACTCATACGTTTTTGAAAGACACAGATGGCATGTTTGACCGGAACAATAAGTACCGCGATCAGCTTATCGCTTATGTTCAGAAAAATAACATTGGAACTCTTTTGATTACGGGTGCAAATGGAGGCGCTTGCGTCTACCAAAGTATTAAGGGCGCTCTGAATGGGAACTGCAATGTCGTGGCCTATAACAAAGGGATTGCAGATTTCAATTTCGAAGACTTCATCTACCCCTACGCGGGCTATTACAAAGACATGCGTTATCACTGCTCCAACTGCTCTTTTAAAGAAACCGCTTCAATTGATAGATTAGAAGATAGTATGATAACAGTACAAAGTGGCGCAGGACCGACTCGCTTAAGAAAAGGGACTCAGTAA